The Arthrobacter sp. D5-1 genome segment GGCGGTCACCGTCATGTGCAGGCCGACTGCCAGCACGTAGTAGGACATATCGATGTTGTGCTGGACGGAGCCGCCACTGGTCGCCTGGCCCAGGTACATCCAAATTGCAGCCCAATGCAGCCCCTCGGCTGCCTGCCAGATGAGGAAGTCGCGCCAACGCGGCCGGGCCAGAGCCAGGAGCGGGATGAGCCAGATGACAAATTGTGGTGAGTACACCTTGTTGGTGAGGATGAACGCAGCAACTATGAGGAACACGAGCTGGGCGATCCGGGGGCGCCGCGGCGCACACAACGCCAGGGCCCCAATAAGTGCACACGCCAGGATGAACAGGTACAGCGCCAGCGAATTGATGGTGGCCGCATTCATTTGCGTCCACTGGACCCGGTCGGCCACCAGGTTGTAAGCAAACCACGGAGAGCTGTACCCGGCCGGGCGTTCCTGGGTGAACTCAAAGAAGTAGCGCCAGCCGGAGGGATTCATGGCGGCGATCGGCAGGTTAACTGCGAGCCACGAAGCCAAGGCGGCACCGGCGGTGACGAAGAAGGCCCGCAGCTTGCCGCTGCGCAGTGCCAGGACCAGTACAGCGCCAAGGATCAGGACGGGGTAAAGCTTGGTGGCCGTGCCCAGTCCAATGAACACCCCGGCAAGCAACAGTTTGTCCCGTGAGAAGAAGTACATTCCCAGGGCCAGCAGCCCCACGGCCCACATATCCCAGTTGATGAAGCCGGCAAGGATGATCCCGGGCGCGACGGCTACCATGGCGGCGTCCCACGGGCGACGCTTGTTGATTCGTGCCGTCAGCAGCACGGTGATCATCCAGACGGCCACGATCAATGTCGCGTTGATATCGAAATAGCCCAGGATGCGTTCGCTGCCCACCCCCTGGCCAGGGACCATCAACGCCGTGATACCGGCGATGATTCCCATGAGGACGGGGTACTCGAACAGGCTGCCCTGGGTGAAGAAGGGGAAGATGCCATCGCCGAGGCCGCGGTTCTTGAAGAGCTCGGGGAAGTCGGAGTAGCAGGTGGCGTAGAACTGCCCGGGCGTTTGCCACCCATTAACGCGGCAGTACTCCTTGGCGAGAACTGCCAGTATCGCGGCCACTACGGTCAGGACGATGAGGACCCGTTCAACGGTGTACGGCCCGGAGGAGGGCTGTCCCGGAGACGAGTGCTTCCCCAAGGGCCCGCCAATGAGCTCCGTGAAGTTCCGAAGCAGGGAGTCGCTGCGGCTGGGAACCACAAAGCGGGCACGTTTTTGCTGCCGGTGCGGCTTCGTCTCCTGCATGGATCGAGCTTACAGTCACGCCTTGGCTGCAGCATCACACGCAGCCAACATCATCCCGCACCAGCGCCGTTAAAGCCCCTTAAAAGGGCTCTTCGCGGTTGATGGTGAAACAGGTTCCGTGTCTTGAAATCTGAAGGGCTCGTAGCCCTGCTG includes the following:
- a CDS encoding glycosyltransferase 87 family protein, which produces MQETKPHRQQKRARFVVPSRSDSLLRNFTELIGGPLGKHSSPGQPSSGPYTVERVLIVLTVVAAILAVLAKEYCRVNGWQTPGQFYATCYSDFPELFKNRGLGDGIFPFFTQGSLFEYPVLMGIIAGITALMVPGQGVGSERILGYFDINATLIVAVWMITVLLTARINKRRPWDAAMVAVAPGIILAGFINWDMWAVGLLALGMYFFSRDKLLLAGVFIGLGTATKLYPVLILGAVLVLALRSGKLRAFFVTAGAALASWLAVNLPIAAMNPSGWRYFFEFTQERPAGYSSPWFAYNLVADRVQWTQMNAATINSLALYLFILACALIGALALCAPRRPRIAQLVFLIVAAFILTNKVYSPQFVIWLIPLLALARPRWRDFLIWQAAEGLHWAAIWMYLGQATSGGSVQHNIDMSYYVLAVGLHMTVTAYLMARVVMDIWDPAQDPLRIHGEDDPHGGPFNGAPDWLRIDLFRPSRSLLPWSAAHRAVESQQSSERR